The nucleotide sequence TTCTTCTACCACACCATCGCGTGGTTCGATTAAACCAGTGACATAGTTATCGTAAGGAAAATTGGCATTCAACACTTGGTAAACCCTTAAGCTATAACTTCCAAGGCTGAGGGGTTCTAGATTTCCTTGGGATACAACAATAATAACTGCGGGTTGCAATGTTAACACAAGCTCACTTTCATACTTTTCTTCAGGCAAAATTTCACAAGCTGAAATTATCACCAAAAATAAACTAACAAACAAAACATTAATGACTCGTTTCACATTGACTCCTTCGAGTATCTAGCATCCGTATTAACCGGTTAAATAACAGATGGTAATAACAGATAAGAATAAAACTAATAGATTACTCTGTTTCATTGAGTTTTATCCATTGAATAATTGATATAGCTGACTTGATAAATTTTATTGGTATTGCATTAGCGTTTTGATTAACTAAGTCACTCATCTTAACACTTACGTAAAAGAAAATTAATTACTCTATTTTCATATAGTTACGTAAAAATTATTCTGTGCGACCTGATAGGGATTAATTGTCGTGAACCTTATAGTTTAATTTGTATTTGG is from Colwellia sp. Arc7-635 and encodes:
- a CDS encoding PliI family lysozyme inhibitor of I-type lysozyme, which encodes MKRVINVLFVSLFLVIISACEILPEEKYESELVLTLQPAVIIVVSQGNLEPLSLGSYSLRVYQVLNANFPYDNYVTGLIEPRDGVVEELQGKDINGDGVKEIIVVTRVTGTGAYRSATAYEYNNERLNVIASVSYLKPDEELITLLISNYHETYNQ